In bacterium, the sequence GAGTTAACCAAAAATCCGTCAGATTTTTTTAATATGCCTTTTGAGAAAAAATACGACTTAATCATCGGCAATCCGCCTTTTAGTAAATATAATTTAAAAGAAAGCTACTTTAATATAAACAAACATCTTAAATTTAACGCATTAGCTTCTGTTTATTTAACAAAAAATGAGCTAAGAAAAGATAAAGAAAAAATTGAGAACATTTTTTTGCTCAAAAGCTTAAAACATTTACAAGATAATAATTCATCTATTGGTTTTGTCTTACCCATCTCATTTTTTATAAAAAATAGAAATAAATCCATAAAAAATGAATTATTAAAATATTTTTCTACCATTATCATTTATCAAAACGATAAGGTTTGGTTCGATAAAAATATTCCCTGTTGTTTTGCTGTTTTTACCAATTCCGACAAACTAAAAAATAAAATTGTTTTAATATATGAAAATGGTAAAAAAAATAAAGAAGTATTTAGCATAAATAATATCCATGAAGAATTAATTCCCCAAGTTGTTTATCATAAAAACAATGGGTATATAAAAAATGACATAGGAACGCCTTTGTCGGAATTTTTTGAAACAAAAAAGATAAATATAAAAAAATCATACGAGGAAAATAATATTTCGGCAAAAAATATTCTTGAAAAAAATATAATTCCAGAAAATAAACTCACTGAAAATTATAAAATTGCTGTCGTGAGAGTCGGAAATTCCAGTGTCGGAAAGTGTGGTTTGATAAACGAAAAAGAAGATATTTTAAATGATATGTTTTATATCTTTGATGTAAAAAATCAATATATTAAAAATAAACAAATAAAAGAAAATATCTGTCGTCAAATAAATAAAAATATTGATTATTTTAGAAATATAACTTGCCGAGTTGGGAGTAAATCAATTAAAAAAGAGGATATTTATAATTTTAAAGTTAGCATTTAAAGCAACAATGCCCTTTTTCCACCAGCGCTTTAATTTTTTCTTTGGCTTGTTCTTGCATAATTGTTTTCCTTAAACTAAACTTCTACATTATCTTACCCCAAAACCTCCATAAAATCAAATAAAAAAAATCCGGCGAATTTAATATTTCACCGGCTTGTCTTTTGGCAAATAATTCATTTCTTGCCTTTTTTCAAAATCTTTTTCACTTCCCTGTCAAAATCGGAAATATAATTTTTATCCCGCTCTTGACGATATTTTTCATATTCTTGCAAAGCTTTATCTTCCGCCTGTTTCGCGCTCACTGTGCCAGCCGAATGCAATAACTTTTTCTCTGAAATAGTCAAAAATTCATCCAATTTTGTAATCCAATCCCGCATTTTCATCAATCGACCAGAAGCGGCCTGCAATTCCGCAAAATCAATATAGAGCGAAACGATCAGATTTAATTGATTTATTTCCGATTCGGTCAAATAATTTTTCGCAACGACAATATCGTCAGTGGTAATATAATTTCTTTTAAAACTTGTAAGCCCCATCAAAGGTTTTTTACTATCGACTCGCTGAGTGATAATTTCTGCTGCCGTATGTCCATGCACGGCAAAATGCATTTTATTTTGCACGGTAGCGAAAAATTTTTGCGTCAATTCGGCATCAATCTTATAATCGATGCTTGTCGCATA encodes:
- a CDS encoding Eco57I restriction-modification methylase domain-containing protein is translated as MNNKQEILGQYFTKIEIVRNLVDLVLSNKHYKNSIKILEPSFGTGNFIKALKEKNLSNIEGCEIDEELTKNPSDFFNMPFEKKYDLIIGNPPFSKYNLKESYFNINKHLKFNALASVYLTKNELRKDKEKIENIFLLKSLKHLQDNNSSIGFVLPISFFIKNRNKSIKNELLKYFSTIIIYQNDKVWFDKNIPCCFAVFTNSDKLKNKIVLIYENGKKNKEVFSINNIHEELIPQVVYHKNNGYIKNDIGTPLSEFFETKKINIKKSYEENNISAKNILEKNIIPENKLTENYKIAVVRVGNSSVGKCGLINEKEDILNDMFYIFDVKNQYIKNKQIKENICRQINKNIDYFRNITCRVGSKSIKKEDIYNFKVSI
- a CDS encoding virulence RhuM family protein, translating into MKKEIKKPQIVIYQTFGDEQKIRVRIEDENVWLTQKLIAELFNVDIRTVNEHLANIYLERELDENSTIRNFRIVQKEALREVARDVKHYNLDVILAVGYRVRSEQGTQFRQWATERLREYLIKGFTIDDERLKQAGGRARYFQELLQRVRDIRSSERMFYQKVTDIYATSIDYKIDAELTQKFFATVQNKMHFAVHGHTAAEIITQRVDSKKPLMGLTSFKRNYITTDDIVVAKNYLTESEINQLNLIVSLYIDFAELQAASGRLMKMRDWITKLDEFLTISEKKLLHSAGTVSAKQAEDKALQEYEKYRQERDKNYISDFDREVKKILKKGKK